A window of the Pontibacillus yanchengensis genome harbors these coding sequences:
- a CDS encoding LiaI-LiaF-like domain-containing protein, translated as MKKQHTFPGIFLIGIGIYFLLQQFNIPIITDFYSWPTILMIIGVAMLLNSYVSNDYEPILPGTILLGLGIHFHGLYTYSFWIDHWGMFPLIVGIAFILRYQKTKQGLFPGLLLVAIALFSIFVSNKPGWFQWINIAVNVVETFWPLLLILIGIYLLFFKKK; from the coding sequence TTGAAAAAACAACACACGTTTCCAGGAATTTTTTTAATTGGTATAGGTATATATTTCTTATTACAACAATTTAATATTCCTATTATTACAGACTTTTATTCGTGGCCAACTATTCTAATGATTATTGGTGTAGCCATGCTATTAAACAGTTATGTCTCAAATGATTATGAACCCATACTACCTGGAACCATATTATTAGGACTTGGCATCCATTTTCATGGTCTATATACATACTCATTTTGGATTGACCACTGGGGCATGTTTCCTTTGATTGTTGGTATAGCATTTATATTACGCTATCAGAAAACCAAACAAGGCCTTTTCCCTGGTCTACTACTCGTTGCTATTGCCTTATTCTCTATCTTTGTTTCCAACAAACCTGGATGGTTCCAGTGGATTAATATTGCTGTGAATGTTGTTGAAACCTTTTGGCCTCTGTTACTAATACTCATTGGCATTTATTTACTATTCTTTAAAAAGAAATAA
- the hemA gene encoding glutamyl-tRNA reductase, protein MHILVVGVNYKTAPIEIREKLTFSENQTAEAMKSLNQQKSVLESVIISTCNRTEIYAVVDQLHTGRYYIKQFLAEWFDLDKEQFSPFLSMYEADGALEHLFRVTCGLDSMVLGETQILGQMKQAFLQGQEAGTTGTIFNQLFKQAVTLAKRSHKETEIGENAVSVSYAAVELAKKIFGDLVNKHVVIYGAGKMGELAAKNLHGSGVREVTVVNRTMENAERLSTQFNGQAKTVDQLNEVLETADILISSTGASDYVINKQTIEAVHKRRKGRPLFLVDIAVPRDLDPAIDELESVFLYDIDDLQGIVDANLEARKEAAEQIEIMVEADIVAFKDWLQTIGVVPVISALRNKALSIQADTMESIERKMPDLTEREKKVLNKHTKSIINQMLKQPILQAKEYAAYPNADQQLDMFKQIFGIEEEVQQEIEKQQDKNKQAVLDTDGKSSFQPASNVANS, encoded by the coding sequence GTGCATATTTTAGTAGTTGGCGTAAATTATAAAACGGCCCCTATTGAAATTAGAGAGAAGTTAACCTTTTCTGAAAATCAAACAGCAGAAGCAATGAAATCACTTAACCAACAGAAGAGTGTGTTGGAGAGTGTGATAATCTCTACATGTAATCGTACAGAGATTTATGCGGTGGTTGATCAGCTTCATACTGGCCGTTATTATATAAAACAATTCTTAGCTGAATGGTTTGATTTAGATAAAGAGCAGTTTTCGCCATTTCTATCTATGTACGAAGCGGATGGTGCTCTTGAACACCTATTCCGCGTAACATGTGGACTAGACTCAATGGTTCTTGGTGAAACACAAATTCTTGGACAAATGAAACAAGCCTTTTTACAAGGGCAAGAAGCTGGTACAACAGGTACCATCTTTAATCAATTGTTCAAACAAGCTGTAACGTTAGCAAAACGCTCCCATAAAGAAACAGAAATCGGGGAAAACGCTGTGTCTGTTAGCTATGCAGCAGTAGAATTAGCTAAGAAAATATTTGGTGATTTAGTGAACAAGCATGTCGTCATTTATGGTGCTGGTAAAATGGGTGAGCTTGCCGCTAAAAATCTTCATGGTTCAGGAGTTCGGGAAGTAACGGTTGTTAACCGCACTATGGAGAACGCAGAACGTTTGTCGACACAATTTAATGGCCAAGCTAAAACAGTAGATCAGTTAAATGAAGTTTTAGAGACAGCGGACATCCTTATTAGCTCTACGGGCGCTAGTGATTATGTGATTAATAAGCAGACAATCGAAGCTGTGCATAAAAGACGTAAAGGGCGCCCACTTTTCTTGGTAGATATTGCTGTTCCTCGTGACTTAGATCCAGCAATTGATGAATTAGAGAGTGTATTCCTCTATGATATTGATGACTTGCAAGGCATTGTAGATGCGAATTTAGAAGCTCGTAAAGAAGCTGCTGAACAAATCGAAATCATGGTGGAGGCTGACATAGTCGCATTTAAAGATTGGCTACAAACCATTGGCGTAGTTCCGGTTATATCTGCGTTGCGTAACAAGGCTTTATCGATACAAGCGGATACAATGGAAAGCATTGAGAGAAAAATGCCTGACTTAACAGAGCGAGAAAAGAAAGTCTTAAATAAGCATACAAAGAGTATTATTAATCAAATGTTAAAGCAACCAATTCTTCAAGCAAAGGAATACGCTGCTTATCCAAACGCAGACCAGCAGTTGGATATGTTTAAGCAAATTTTCGGTATTGAAGAAGAGGTACAACAGGAAATCGAAAAGCAGCAAGATAAAAATAAACAAGCTGTCTTAGATACCGATGGGAAATCATCCTTTCAACCGGCTTCGAACGTAGCTAATTCTTAA
- a CDS encoding cytochrome c biogenesis protein, with protein MFDFKWLYEFIIFIYCLSLIGYFIDFIQYNRKANRIAFWLLSMVWVLQTLFLLGEMLTYSNFPISTIYDGLYFYAWILVTFSLVINRLFRVDFFIFFTNVLGFFLMVLHIFTRANTDATEQSMRLVSELLVTHITLAMVSYGFFTFSCIFSFMYLLQYRLLKEKKWNKWLLRLGDLGKLDSLSYIAVVLGVPLLLIANILGMIWGYTSTDEFYIFDSKTLGSFVVLGVYLIYLFLRVVRGYQGRAMALYNTGAFLFLLVNFFLFGSLSNFHF; from the coding sequence ATGTTTGATTTCAAATGGCTATATGAATTCATAATATTCATTTATTGTTTGAGTTTAATTGGATACTTTATAGATTTTATTCAATATAACCGGAAGGCGAATCGAATTGCCTTCTGGTTACTTTCTATGGTTTGGGTTTTACAGACCCTTTTTTTATTGGGGGAAATGCTAACCTATTCAAATTTCCCAATATCTACGATTTATGATGGACTCTATTTTTACGCATGGATTCTTGTCACGTTCTCTCTTGTGATTAATCGACTGTTTCGTGTCGATTTCTTTATCTTTTTTACCAATGTATTAGGTTTCTTTTTAATGGTATTGCATATCTTCACAAGAGCTAATACTGATGCTACAGAACAATCCATGCGTCTTGTGAGTGAATTGCTCGTAACACACATCACACTTGCGATGGTATCCTACGGTTTCTTTACATTCTCTTGTATATTCTCCTTTATGTATCTATTACAATACCGATTATTGAAGGAGAAAAAATGGAACAAGTGGCTACTTCGGTTAGGGGATTTAGGCAAGCTTGATAGTCTTTCTTATATTGCTGTTGTTTTAGGGGTACCCTTACTTCTAATCGCAAATATTTTAGGGATGATTTGGGGATACACCTCTACAGATGAGTTTTACATTTTTGATTCTAAGACGCTAGGTTCTTTTGTCGTTTTAGGGGTATATTTAATCTATTTATTTTTAAGAGTAGTTCGTGGCTATCAAGGAAGAGCAATGGCCCTTTATAATACGGGAGCCTTCCTATTTCTACTAGTTAATTTCTTTCTATTTGGATCATTATCGAACTTTCACTTTTAG
- the hemC gene encoding hydroxymethylbilane synthase translates to MRNIVVGTRKSKLALTQTDWVIDQLKKLELPYEFEVKKIVTKGDKILDVTLSKVGGKGLFIKEIEDALYSGEIDIAVHSMKDMPAETPEGLTIGCIPIREDHRDAYIANDNVPFHELPEGAVVGTSSLRRAAQVLAARPDIHIKSIRGNIDTRLRKLKEEDFDAIVLATAGLKRMGWTDDYITEYLEPDVCVPAVGQGALAIECREEDKEILDLLQHLNHEYTYKTVIAERTFLDLLDGGCQVPIGGYAYLDGEDVVLTAMVGSPDGKTILKEQVRGTDSVEVGRDAADRIKARGGAEIIQKAKEELDL, encoded by the coding sequence ATGCGAAATATTGTAGTGGGCACTCGTAAAAGTAAGCTTGCCCTTACTCAAACAGATTGGGTAATTGATCAGTTGAAAAAACTTGAGCTTCCATATGAATTTGAAGTAAAAAAGATTGTGACAAAAGGAGACAAAATCCTTGATGTAACCCTGTCGAAGGTAGGCGGAAAAGGGTTGTTTATTAAAGAAATCGAGGATGCTCTATATAGCGGTGAAATCGATATTGCTGTTCACAGTATGAAAGATATGCCTGCCGAAACACCTGAAGGGCTTACCATTGGTTGTATCCCAATTCGGGAAGATCATCGAGATGCTTATATTGCAAATGACAACGTACCTTTTCATGAATTGCCTGAGGGAGCGGTAGTAGGTACAAGTAGTCTCCGTAGGGCAGCACAGGTATTAGCTGCTCGTCCTGATATTCATATTAAATCCATTCGTGGCAATATTGATACACGATTACGTAAGCTAAAAGAAGAAGACTTTGATGCTATTGTCTTAGCCACTGCAGGATTGAAGCGGATGGGATGGACTGATGATTATATAACGGAATATCTAGAGCCTGATGTATGCGTTCCAGCCGTTGGACAAGGTGCACTAGCAATAGAATGCCGCGAAGAGGATAAAGAAATACTGGACCTCCTTCAACACCTTAATCATGAATATACGTATAAAACAGTCATTGCTGAACGTACCTTCCTTGATTTATTAGATGGAGGTTGTCAGGTCCCAATCGGAGGCTATGCATATCTTGATGGAGAAGACGTTGTTCTAACTGCGATGGTAGGTAGTCCAGATGGAAAGACGATTTTAAAAGAGCAAGTACGTGGTACAGATTCTGTTGAAGTAGGCCGCGATGCAGCAGATCGCATAAAAGCACGTGGTGGTGCGGAGATTATTCAAAAGGCAAAAGAGGAGTTAGATTTATAA
- a CDS encoding uroporphyrinogen-III synthase, which translates to MLPLSGKHILVTREATKAHTITRLIEQQGGISIEIPLLHFQGIYSEENEKVMNQLSSYDWVFFTSTNGIHFFFELMEHYHHKTFEHAVKMKFAVIGEKTEKVLHDFGYKAHFIPDTYTGEHLGKEFNEYTSESCSILVVQGNLAKQSVVQELSNRNHTISTAEMYETNVNVRMKEALKKSLHETSLDIITFTSPSTVDAFVELAEEEWTEELTSIPCMCIGPSTQAEARKKGFTYTIIPEYYTVEGMIEATSAYFNKKG; encoded by the coding sequence ATGCTCCCTCTCTCTGGTAAGCACATATTGGTTACAAGAGAAGCCACTAAAGCTCATACAATCACGAGGCTTATAGAACAACAGGGCGGAATTTCTATAGAAATTCCGCTTCTTCACTTTCAGGGTATCTATTCTGAGGAGAATGAAAAGGTAATGAACCAGTTATCCTCTTATGATTGGGTATTTTTCACGAGTACGAATGGTATTCACTTCTTTTTCGAGCTAATGGAACATTACCACCATAAAACATTTGAACATGCAGTAAAGATGAAATTTGCTGTCATAGGTGAAAAAACAGAGAAGGTTTTACATGATTTTGGCTATAAAGCTCATTTTATTCCTGATACATACACAGGTGAACATCTTGGAAAAGAGTTTAATGAGTACACAAGCGAATCGTGTTCTATTTTAGTCGTGCAAGGTAACTTAGCAAAACAATCTGTGGTTCAAGAACTATCAAACAGGAACCACACAATCAGTACTGCTGAAATGTATGAAACAAACGTAAATGTTAGAATGAAAGAAGCGTTAAAAAAGTCTCTTCATGAGACCAGCTTAGATATTATTACATTCACTAGCCCTTCTACTGTTGATGCATTTGTGGAATTAGCAGAGGAAGAATGGACAGAGGAATTAACGTCCATTCCTTGCATGTGTATTGGACCATCAACACAAGCTGAAGCGAGAAAAAAAGGTTTTACGTACACTATAATTCCGGAATATTACACAGTAGAAGGTATGATTGAGGCTACTTCTGCTTACTTTAACAAGAAAGGATAA
- the hemB gene encoding porphobilinogen synthase, producing MDNIQFSRHRRLRTTESMRSLVRETHLQKTDLIYPIFVVEGDQIKKEVPSMPGVYHVSLDYLTEEMNELVTLGVRSVIVFGVPAHKDEKGTQAYCETGIVQKAIRQIKEDVPALTVIADTCLCQYTDHGHCGIVQDGEILNDESLELLTETAVSQAKAGADIIAPSNMMDGFVAAIRKGLDDAGFKNTPIMSYAVKYASSFYGPFRDAAHSSPQFGDRRAYQMDPANRLEAIREAQSDVEEGADFLIVKPGLSYLDIMREVKDRFNSPVVAYNVSGEYSMIKAAAQNGWVNEQEIVLEKLTSMKRAGADLIITYFAKDVAQWLSE from the coding sequence ATGGATAACATTCAATTTAGTCGTCACCGACGCTTACGTACAACTGAATCAATGCGTTCTCTTGTACGAGAAACACATCTGCAAAAAACAGATCTCATTTATCCTATATTCGTTGTAGAGGGTGACCAAATTAAAAAGGAAGTACCTTCTATGCCAGGTGTGTACCATGTTTCCCTTGATTACTTAACAGAAGAGATGAATGAGTTGGTAACCTTGGGTGTTCGTTCTGTTATTGTCTTTGGTGTGCCTGCACATAAAGATGAAAAAGGAACACAAGCCTACTGTGAAACAGGTATTGTACAGAAGGCGATTCGTCAAATAAAAGAAGATGTTCCAGCGTTAACGGTAATTGCGGATACTTGCTTATGCCAATACACAGATCATGGGCATTGTGGCATTGTACAAGACGGAGAAATCCTCAATGATGAATCACTAGAACTACTTACTGAAACCGCCGTAAGTCAGGCGAAAGCTGGAGCAGATATTATTGCACCTTCAAACATGATGGACGGTTTTGTTGCGGCTATTCGTAAAGGTCTAGATGATGCAGGATTTAAGAATACCCCCATTATGTCTTATGCTGTAAAATATGCATCCTCTTTCTATGGACCCTTCCGAGACGCAGCTCATAGTTCACCTCAATTTGGAGATCGTCGTGCGTACCAAATGGATCCAGCCAATCGTTTAGAAGCGATTCGCGAAGCACAGTCTGATGTAGAAGAGGGAGCAGATTTTCTTATCGTAAAGCCTGGCCTATCCTATTTGGACATCATGCGAGAAGTGAAGGATCGTTTTAATTCGCCAGTAGTGGCTTATAATGTAAGTGGTGAATATTCTATGATAAAAGCGGCTGCTCAAAATGGTTGGGTCAATGAACAAGAAATTGTCTTAGAAAAATTAACATCTATGAAACGAGCAGGAGCAGACTTAATTATTACCTATTTTGCAAAAGATGTAGCACAATGGCTAAGTGAATAA